Proteins found in one Allorhizobium pseudoryzae genomic segment:
- a CDS encoding GFA family protein, whose amino-acid sequence MSDLEGGCLCGAIRFRASSKPYRVGLCHCLDCRKHHGALFHASAIFPADAVTIEGESGEYQGRFFCPRCGSPVFARSGDEVEVNIGSLDQPNQVFPTYELWTIRREAFLPEFPQLKHYARDRPSEGRFED is encoded by the coding sequence ATGTCCGATCTCGAAGGCGGCTGCCTCTGTGGCGCCATCCGTTTCCGCGCCAGCAGCAAACCCTATCGCGTCGGCCTTTGCCATTGCCTCGATTGCCGCAAACATCACGGGGCGCTCTTCCATGCCTCGGCGATCTTTCCAGCAGACGCCGTGACAATCGAGGGCGAGTCCGGCGAATACCAGGGGCGTTTCTTCTGCCCGCGCTGCGGGTCACCGGTCTTTGCCCGCTCGGGCGATGAGGTGGAAGTGAATATCGGCTCGCTCGACCAGCCGAATCAGGTTTTCCCCACCTACGAACTGTGGACCATCCGCCGCGAAGCTTTCCTGCCGGAATTCCCGCAGCTGAAACACTACGCGCGCGACCGACCGTCTGAAGGACGTTTCGAGGACTGA
- a CDS encoding (2Fe-2S)-binding protein encodes MPLGPARTASPTVPVSLTINGERHDLSLAPFVTLLDLLRGPLDLTGTKKGCDHGQCGACTVLINGERINSCLKLAVSLDGAEITTIEGLGTPEHLHPLQKAFVEHDAYQCGYCTPGQICSAAGLMSEGHAHSREEIRELMSGNLCRCGAYTNIADAIEEVMAGAHQQREAAE; translated from the coding sequence ATGCCTCTCGGCCCAGCGCGCACCGCCTCCCCCACCGTGCCCGTGTCGCTCACCATCAACGGCGAACGACACGATCTGTCGCTTGCCCCCTTCGTCACCCTGCTCGATCTGTTGCGCGGGCCTCTCGATCTGACCGGCACGAAGAAAGGCTGCGATCACGGCCAGTGCGGCGCCTGCACGGTGCTGATCAATGGCGAGCGGATCAATTCCTGCCTGAAACTCGCCGTCAGCCTTGATGGCGCCGAGATCACCACCATCGAGGGCCTCGGCACGCCGGAACACCTGCATCCGCTGCAAAAAGCCTTTGTCGAACACGATGCCTATCAGTGCGGCTATTGCACGCCGGGGCAGATCTGTTCCGCCGCCGGGCTGATGTCGGAAGGCCATGCCCATTCGCGCGAAGAAATCCGCGAGTTGATGAGCGGCAATCTCTGTCGTTGCGGCGCCTATACCAATATTGCCGATGCAATCGAAGAGGTGATGGCCGGCGCCCACCAGCAGCGGGAGGCCGCCGAATGA
- a CDS encoding FAD binding domain-containing protein: MRPFSYLRPTDLSHAVSALAAEPGAQVLAGGTNLVDLMKYDVAHPTAVIDINGLPLKEIEASDNGRIRIGALTTNAQVAYDAKVLESLPLLSSAILAGASPQLRNAATTGGNLLQRTRCYYFYDPATPCNKREPGTGCSAIGGVTRIHAILGASDQCIATHPSDMCVALAALDAVVEVVGPDGPRDIPFLAFHRLPGEHPERDNTLLPGEIVVAVRADAGRFARHHSYLKLRDRLSYAFALVSVAAALDIEDGRILDARVALGGVAHKPWRDPLAEAEVAGKPANRETFEALADRLLAGAKGQGDNDFKIPMAAKAIVRALTQAAEGTPQIQSEKRIR; encoded by the coding sequence ATGAGACCGTTTTCCTATCTCCGCCCGACCGATCTTTCGCATGCCGTTTCGGCGCTTGCCGCCGAACCCGGCGCCCAGGTGCTGGCCGGCGGCACCAATCTCGTCGATCTGATGAAATACGATGTCGCCCATCCGACCGCCGTTATCGACATCAACGGTCTGCCGCTGAAGGAGATCGAAGCATCGGACAACGGTCGCATCCGCATCGGTGCGCTCACCACCAATGCGCAGGTCGCCTATGATGCCAAGGTGCTGGAATCGCTGCCGCTTCTGTCGTCGGCCATCCTTGCCGGCGCCTCGCCGCAGCTGCGCAATGCCGCCACCACCGGCGGCAATCTTTTGCAGCGCACGCGGTGCTATTATTTCTATGATCCCGCCACTCCCTGCAACAAGCGGGAGCCCGGCACCGGCTGTTCGGCCATCGGCGGCGTTACCCGCATCCATGCTATCCTCGGCGCCTCGGATCAGTGCATCGCCACCCACCCGTCGGATATGTGCGTGGCGCTCGCCGCCCTTGATGCGGTGGTCGAGGTCGTCGGGCCGGATGGCCCGCGCGACATCCCCTTCCTCGCTTTCCACCGCCTGCCGGGCGAGCATCCGGAGCGCGACAACACGCTGCTTCCCGGCGAAATCGTCGTCGCGGTGCGGGCGGATGCCGGGCGCTTTGCCCGCCACCACAGCTATCTGAAGCTGCGCGACCGGCTGTCTTACGCATTCGCGCTGGTCTCGGTCGCCGCAGCCCTCGATATCGAGGACGGCCGCATTCTCGATGCCCGGGTGGCACTCGGGGGCGTGGCCCACAAGCCCTGGCGCGATCCGCTGGCAGAAGCGGAAGTGGCCGGCAAGCCGGCGAACCGGGAGACCTTCGAGGCCCTGGCGGACCGGCTTCTCGCCGGCGCGAAAGGCCAGGGCGACAATGACTTCAAGATCCCGATGGCCGCCAAGGCGATCGTCCGGGCCCTCACCCAGGCCGCTGAGGGCACACCGCAGATCCAGTCCGAAAAACGCATCCGCTGA
- a CDS encoding xanthine dehydrogenase family protein molybdopterin-binding subunit: MAHPTSGRVIGFPLPRIDGAKKVTGTAPYAVEHAAPDALFGFVTTATINRGRIVAIDLADAAATPGVVKIYTHENRPRTAWWDTSWKDEVALPGHPFRPLENDRVLFDGQPVALVIAETFEAARDAAALIRVRYEAEAPKTDLATERANAYVPKENRSGIAPPPAPRGDADGAYATAAHTISAEYWLEGEYHNPMELYGSTVIYEGEGRITVYDKTQGSQNVQGYLCGIFELKPENVRVFNPFVGGAFGSGLRPGHQVFLATLAALDLKRSVKLEISRQEMFYMRWRPATVQTVQMGADADGRLVSIKHHAIEATSTYEDYQETVVNWSGLAYKCDNVTLSYELAALTVATPGDMRAPGAATGFVALECAIDELAYNVGLDPLEMRVRNFVHVDQNEDLQFTSKALHACYREGGKRFGWDRRSPAPRSMREGQDLIGWGMATGIWEATLTNAAAKARLEKGGKVTVSAAASDIGTGTWTILAQIGADGFGILPEDVTVKIGDSSLSKTSVEGGSWTAASSGSAVQAASTAVRATLLKHAQAMPGTPLTDIGVEQTAIRDGRLVLDINDQVGVALDDILDAAGLSFIEEEAKVAPDAAQAKKFVSYTHSGIFVEVRIDEELGVLRVTRVVIAVAAGRILNPKTARSQVLGGVVMGIGMALHEEGMTDHRLGRLMNHNLAEYHIPAHADIADIDVIFVEEHDQMASPLGVKGLGEIGIVGVASAVANAIYHATGTRIRHLPITIDKILDATNPAKEAAE, encoded by the coding sequence ATGGCTCACCCCACCTCCGGCCGCGTCATCGGCTTTCCCCTGCCGCGTATCGACGGCGCGAAAAAGGTCACCGGCACCGCCCCTTATGCGGTCGAACATGCCGCCCCCGACGCGCTGTTCGGCTTCGTTACCACGGCCACCATCAACCGCGGCAGGATTGTCGCGATCGATCTGGCCGATGCCGCCGCAACGCCCGGTGTCGTCAAGATCTATACCCACGAAAACCGGCCGCGCACCGCCTGGTGGGATACCTCCTGGAAGGACGAGGTGGCGCTCCCCGGCCACCCGTTCCGCCCGCTGGAAAACGACCGCGTGCTGTTCGACGGCCAGCCGGTGGCGCTGGTGATCGCCGAAACGTTTGAAGCCGCCCGCGATGCCGCCGCGCTGATCCGCGTCCGCTACGAGGCAGAAGCGCCGAAGACCGATCTCGCCACTGAGCGCGCGAACGCCTATGTGCCGAAGGAAAACCGCAGCGGCATTGCACCGCCGCCCGCCCCGCGCGGCGATGCGGACGGCGCCTATGCGACAGCGGCGCACACCATCTCCGCCGAATACTGGCTGGAGGGCGAATACCACAATCCGATGGAGCTCTATGGCTCCACCGTGATCTATGAAGGCGAAGGCCGCATCACCGTCTACGACAAGACGCAAGGCTCGCAGAACGTCCAGGGTTATCTCTGCGGCATCTTCGAACTGAAGCCGGAAAATGTCCGCGTTTTCAACCCCTTCGTCGGCGGCGCCTTCGGATCGGGCCTGCGCCCCGGCCACCAGGTGTTTCTCGCAACGCTTGCCGCGCTCGATCTCAAGCGGTCCGTGAAGCTGGAGATTTCCCGCCAGGAAATGTTCTACATGCGCTGGCGCCCGGCCACCGTCCAGACCGTCCAGATGGGTGCCGATGCGGACGGCCGGCTGGTCTCGATCAAGCACCACGCCATTGAGGCCACCTCCACCTATGAGGATTACCAGGAAACCGTCGTCAACTGGTCGGGCCTTGCCTACAAATGCGACAACGTCACCCTCTCCTATGAACTCGCCGCCCTGACGGTCGCCACGCCTGGCGATATGCGCGCGCCGGGTGCGGCCACCGGTTTCGTCGCGCTCGAATGCGCGATCGATGAACTCGCCTATAACGTCGGTCTCGATCCGCTGGAGATGCGGGTGCGCAACTTCGTGCATGTGGACCAGAACGAGGACCTGCAGTTCACCTCCAAGGCGCTGCATGCCTGTTACCGCGAAGGCGGCAAACGCTTTGGCTGGGACCGCCGCAGCCCCGCCCCGCGCTCGATGCGCGAGGGTCAGGACCTGATCGGCTGGGGCATGGCGACCGGCATCTGGGAGGCAACGCTCACCAATGCCGCGGCGAAAGCCCGGCTGGAAAAGGGCGGCAAGGTCACCGTTTCCGCCGCCGCATCCGATATCGGCACAGGCACCTGGACGATCCTTGCCCAGATCGGCGCCGACGGCTTCGGCATCCTGCCGGAGGATGTGACGGTAAAGATCGGCGATTCCTCCCTGTCCAAAACCTCCGTCGAAGGCGGCTCCTGGACCGCCGCCTCCTCGGGCTCAGCTGTCCAGGCCGCTAGCACCGCCGTGCGCGCCACGCTCCTGAAGCACGCCCAGGCGATGCCGGGAACGCCGCTCACCGATATCGGCGTCGAACAGACCGCCATCCGCGACGGTCGCCTGGTGCTCGATATCAACGACCAGGTCGGCGTGGCACTCGACGACATTCTCGATGCCGCCGGCCTTTCCTTCATCGAGGAAGAGGCAAAGGTCGCACCGGACGCAGCGCAGGCGAAGAAATTCGTCAGCTACACCCATTCCGGCATCTTCGTGGAGGTGCGGATCGATGAGGAGCTTGGTGTCCTGCGCGTCACCCGCGTCGTCATTGCAGTCGCCGCCGGCCGTATCCTCAACCCAAAGACCGCCCGCAGCCAGGTGCTCGGCGGCGTGGTGATGGGCATCGGCATGGCGCTGCACGAGGAAGGCATGACGGATCATCGCCTTGGCCGGCTGATGAACCACAATCTGGCCGAATACCACATCCCCGCCCATGCCGATATTGCCGACATCGACGTCATCTTCGTCGAGGAACACGACCAGATGGCAAGCCCGCTCGGCGTCAAGGGGCTCGGCGAAATCGGCATTGTCGGCGTCGCGAGCGCCGTCGCCAATGCCATCTACCACGCCACCGGCACGCGAATCCGCCACCTGCCGATCACCATCGACAAGATCCTCGATGCCACAAATCCTGCCAAGGAGGCCGCAGAATGA
- a CDS encoding catalase family protein yields the protein MTRLPENPQRYHEGVEDIRPDEPQVAEALADTMLSIAYKTYADSAHAIRSVHAKSHALLGAEVEVHDNLPPDLAQGLFARPATYDAVIRLSTTPGDILHDSVSAPRGMALKILDVAGDRLPGAEHSTSQDFVMVNGKVFNSPSGEAFLGSLKLLAATTDRAEGAKKVLSKILRGAESVAETLGKELTPVKVMGGQPMTHMLGESFYTQVPVRYGAYIAKLGVVPASDNLKALIDRTVSTAGDPDTHRHLLDEFFEQETAVWHLKAQLCTNLDEMPVEDPMALWDEEKSPYFTVATITAGPQTAWSEERSEQVDDGMKFSPWNGIAAHQPLGQIMRLRKLAYERSAAFRSERNPTPVTEPARCPFAHGSAGNVVQATGARVFP from the coding sequence ATGACCCGTCTGCCCGAAAACCCGCAGCGTTATCACGAGGGCGTCGAGGACATCCGCCCCGACGAACCGCAAGTCGCCGAAGCGCTCGCCGACACCATGCTGTCGATCGCCTACAAGACCTATGCCGACAGCGCCCATGCGATCCGCTCAGTCCACGCCAAAAGCCATGCGCTGCTCGGCGCCGAAGTCGAGGTGCACGACAACCTGCCGCCGGACCTGGCGCAGGGCCTCTTTGCCCGTCCCGCCACCTATGATGCCGTGATCCGCCTCTCCACCACGCCCGGCGACATTTTACACGACAGCGTCTCGGCCCCGCGCGGCATGGCGCTGAAGATCCTCGATGTGGCGGGCGATCGCCTGCCGGGCGCGGAACACTCCACCTCGCAGGATTTCGTCATGGTCAATGGCAAGGTGTTCAACTCGCCAAGCGGCGAGGCCTTCCTCGGCAGCCTGAAGCTTCTCGCCGCCACCACCGACCGGGCGGAAGGTGCCAAGAAGGTTCTGTCGAAAATCCTGCGCGGGGCCGAAAGCGTCGCAGAAACGCTCGGCAAGGAACTGACGCCGGTGAAGGTGATGGGCGGCCAGCCGATGACCCATATGCTGGGCGAAAGTTTTTACACCCAGGTGCCCGTCCGTTACGGCGCCTATATCGCCAAGCTCGGCGTCGTGCCGGCTTCCGACAACCTGAAAGCCCTCATCGACCGCACCGTGAGCACCGCCGGCGATCCGGACACGCACCGCCATCTGCTCGACGAGTTTTTCGAGCAGGAGACTGCGGTGTGGCACTTGAAGGCACAACTCTGCACCAATCTCGACGAGATGCCGGTGGAAGATCCGATGGCACTCTGGGACGAGGAGAAAAGTCCTTACTTTACCGTCGCCACCATCACCGCCGGTCCGCAGACCGCCTGGAGCGAAGAACGCTCCGAACAGGTGGATGACGGCATGAAGTTCTCGCCCTGGAACGGCATCGCCGCCCACCAGCCGCTCGGCCAGATCATGCGGCTGCGCAAACTCGCCTATGAACGCTCCGCCGCCTTCCGCTCCGAACGCAACCCCACCCCCGTCACCGAACCCGCCCGCTGCCCCTTTGCCCACGGCAGCGCCGGAAATGTGGTGCAGGCCACGGGTGCGCGGGTGTTTCCCTAA
- a CDS encoding DUF2442 domain-containing protein yields MSDELISVGEPLPRIRMVEPLDDRLLRVTWASGQEQVVDLAPALLSRRVFMPLRQDDALFRAVTVEEFGTAIEWPGGIDFSALWLSKLPPVDFGNADFRKAMDELGMTLEGMAAALEISRRQVADYRKAKPIPRSIAYATRYLMDQRRQRVG; encoded by the coding sequence ATGAGCGATGAATTGATCTCTGTCGGTGAGCCCCTGCCGCGCATCCGGATGGTCGAGCCGCTGGACGATCGCCTGCTGCGGGTTACCTGGGCGTCGGGCCAGGAGCAGGTGGTGGATCTGGCGCCGGCGCTGCTGAGCCGCCGGGTGTTCATGCCGTTGCGGCAGGATGACGCGTTGTTTCGCGCTGTGACGGTCGAGGAATTTGGAACGGCGATCGAATGGCCGGGTGGGATCGATTTTTCGGCCCTCTGGCTCAGCAAGCTGCCGCCGGTCGATTTCGGCAACGCGGATTTTCGCAAGGCCATGGACGAACTTGGCATGACGCTGGAGGGCATGGCGGCAGCGCTGGAGATTTCCCGCCGCCAGGTCGCCGATTACCGCAAGGCAAAACCGATCCCGCGTTCGATTGCCTATGCCACACGTTACCTCATGGATCAGCGGCGGCAGCGGGTCGGGTGA
- a CDS encoding DUF4160 domain-containing protein, producing MPVLMRLGNMKIMLFADDHNPPHFHVATPDHDALILIRDLSVLQGQITARNLQLVREWASTDENRKRLESEWKRLNER from the coding sequence ATGCCGGTGCTCATGCGTCTGGGCAACATGAAGATCATGCTGTTTGCGGATGATCACAATCCGCCGCACTTCCATGTCGCAACGCCGGATCATGATGCGCTGATCCTGATCCGGGACTTGAGCGTGCTGCAGGGGCAGATCACGGCACGGAATCTGCAGTTGGTGAGAGAATGGGCATCGACGGACGAGAACCGGAAGCGCCTGGAATCGGAATGGAAACGCCTCAATGAGCGATGA
- a CDS encoding protein adenylyltransferase SelO codes for MFPFDNSYARLPERFYASVYPEAVSGPVLMAFNGPLAKNLGLTLDETDTGRLAAIFSGNVLPPGAMPLAMAYAGHQFGNFVPQLGDGRAILLGEVVDADGVRRDIQLKGAGPTPFSRRGDGRAALGPVLREYIVSEAFAALGIPATRALAAVLTGDPVQRETMLPGAVFTRVAASHVRVGTFQYFAARGDEEAIRALADYVIDRHDPDLKGAEKPYLALLTQVAERQAALIARWLGVGFIHGVMNTDNMTLSGETIDFGPCAFLDDYDHMKVFSSIDQQGRYAYRNQPGIGQWNMARLAECLLPLIDADQDRAVEAANDVLKRFGEVFQTAWIAVFRKKLGLITEEAEDGDLAQTLLAAMQDGRADFTLTFRRLCTVAEADAGDDAAAKLKAEAAFLEGFAPWQKAEAWLPQWRARLAREASDGIDRAATMRAVNPAIIPRNHRIEEAIAAAGEGDITPFRRLLEAVSAPYEDRPEFAPYAEPPKDEERVLRTFCGT; via the coding sequence TTGTTCCCGTTTGATAATTCTTATGCGCGCCTGCCCGAGCGCTTTTATGCCTCCGTCTATCCGGAGGCCGTCTCCGGCCCGGTGCTGATGGCGTTCAACGGCCCGCTTGCAAAAAATCTGGGTCTCACCCTTGACGAAACGGACACGGGGCGCCTGGCGGCGATTTTTTCCGGCAATGTCCTGCCGCCGGGCGCCATGCCGCTTGCCATGGCCTATGCCGGCCACCAGTTCGGCAATTTCGTGCCGCAACTCGGCGATGGCCGGGCGATCCTGCTCGGCGAGGTGGTGGATGCCGATGGCGTGCGTCGTGACATCCAGCTGAAGGGGGCGGGGCCGACGCCGTTTTCGAGGCGCGGCGACGGGCGGGCTGCCCTTGGCCCGGTTCTACGCGAATATATCGTCTCGGAAGCCTTTGCCGCTCTTGGCATTCCGGCAACCCGGGCGCTGGCCGCCGTTCTGACCGGCGATCCGGTGCAGCGCGAAACCATGCTGCCCGGCGCGGTCTTCACCCGGGTGGCGGCAAGCCATGTGCGGGTCGGAACCTTCCAGTATTTTGCCGCACGCGGGGACGAGGAGGCGATCCGGGCGCTTGCCGATTACGTGATCGACCGGCATGACCCGGATCTGAAGGGAGCCGAAAAGCCTTATCTTGCGTTGTTGACGCAGGTGGCGGAACGCCAGGCGGCGCTGATTGCCCGCTGGCTGGGCGTCGGCTTCATCCACGGCGTGATGAACACCGACAACATGACGCTGTCCGGCGAGACGATCGATTTCGGCCCCTGCGCCTTCCTCGACGACTACGACCATATGAAGGTGTTTTCCTCGATCGACCAGCAGGGGCGGTATGCCTATCGCAACCAGCCGGGCATCGGCCAGTGGAACATGGCGCGGCTGGCCGAATGCCTGTTGCCGCTGATCGATGCCGACCAGGACCGGGCGGTGGAGGCGGCCAACGACGTGCTGAAACGGTTTGGCGAGGTGTTCCAGACGGCCTGGATCGCCGTCTTCCGCAAGAAGCTGGGGCTCATCACCGAGGAGGCCGAGGATGGCGACCTGGCTCAGACGCTGCTCGCCGCCATGCAGGACGGCCGCGCCGATTTTACGCTCACCTTCCGCAGGCTCTGCACTGTGGCCGAGGCCGATGCCGGGGATGACGCGGCGGCGAAACTGAAGGCCGAAGCCGCGTTTCTGGAAGGCTTTGCCCCCTGGCAGAAGGCCGAAGCCTGGCTGCCACAGTGGCGCGCCCGCCTTGCCCGCGAAGCGTCCGATGGTATCGACCGGGCAGCGACGATGCGCGCGGTCAACCCGGCGATCATCCCCCGCAATCACCGGATCGAGGAAGCAATTGCCGCCGCAGGCGAGGGGGACATCACCCCCTTCCGCCGCCTGCTCGAGGCGGTCAGCGCCCCTTACGAGGACAGGCCGGAGTTTGCTCCTTATGCCGAGCCGCCAAAGGACGAGGAACGGGTGCTGCGGACCTTTTGCGGAACGTGA
- a CDS encoding outer membrane protein has translation MKKILILTTSVALLSSTAAFAADAIYEAPQAPVAQDIPVQTFTWAGPYIGLHGGYGWADGDFTGPGGTASDDFDGGRMGGFVGYNWQMSNGFVVGLEGDVNYDWNDNDYAGGYNVDTGFSGSVRGRVGYAMDRALLFAAAGWTATNASIEGPGIDSSETMHGWTVGGGVDWAFTDNVFGRLEYRYNDYGDKNIGPINADFDQHVVNVGIGVKF, from the coding sequence ATGAAGAAAATCCTGATCCTCACGACCAGCGTCGCCCTCCTCAGCTCCACGGCCGCTTTCGCTGCCGATGCCATCTACGAGGCCCCGCAGGCTCCCGTCGCCCAGGATATCCCCGTCCAGACCTTCACCTGGGCCGGTCCCTATATCGGTCTGCACGGCGGTTACGGCTGGGCGGACGGCGACTTTACCGGCCCGGGCGGCACGGCTTCGGATGATTTCGACGGTGGCCGCATGGGCGGTTTCGTCGGCTACAACTGGCAGATGTCGAACGGCTTCGTCGTCGGTCTCGAAGGTGACGTGAACTACGACTGGAACGACAACGATTACGCCGGCGGCTACAATGTCGATACCGGCTTCTCCGGTTCGGTCCGCGGTCGCGTCGGTTATGCCATGGACCGCGCGCTCCTGTTCGCGGCAGCCGGCTGGACCGCGACCAATGCCTCGATCGAAGGTCCGGGCATCGATTCCAGCGAAACCATGCACGGCTGGACCGTCGGCGGCGGCGTCGACTGGGCCTTCACCGACAACGTCTTCGGCCGCCTCGAATACCGCTACAACGATTACGGCGACAAGAACATCGGCCCGATCAATGCCGATTTCGACCAGCACGTCGTGAACGTCGGTATCGGCGTGAAGTTCTGA
- a CDS encoding heavy-metal-associated domain-containing protein: MTTFLVRDMTCGHCEKTVKQALDKALPGVPVAIDLANQRVTLEGGDPAKAEDAIRDAGYTPERLGMA; encoded by the coding sequence ATGACCACATTCCTCGTCCGCGACATGACCTGCGGCCATTGCGAAAAGACGGTGAAACAGGCGCTCGACAAGGCGCTGCCCGGCGTTCCCGTGGCAATCGACCTCGCCAACCAACGCGTCACGCTCGAGGGCGGCGACCCGGCCAAGGCCGAAGACGCCATCCGCGACGCCGGCTACACGCCGGAACGGCTGGGTATGGCATGA
- the cueR gene encoding Cu(I)-responsive transcriptional regulator: MNIGEASEASGVSAKMIRYYEQIGLIRPSTRSGNNYRVYAADDVHVLRFIKRARSLGFSLEETERLLALWQDRERESAAVKAVAVEHIADLERRIADMQAMVKTLKHLAHCCGGDGRPDCPILEDLAGHVDPPKAATISSKTHS, encoded by the coding sequence ATGAACATCGGCGAGGCCTCCGAGGCATCCGGCGTTTCCGCCAAGATGATCCGCTATTACGAGCAGATCGGCCTCATCCGGCCGTCCACCCGCTCCGGCAACAATTATCGTGTCTACGCCGCAGACGACGTGCATGTGCTGCGCTTCATCAAGCGGGCCCGCTCGCTCGGTTTTTCGCTGGAGGAGACGGAGCGGCTCCTGGCGCTCTGGCAGGACCGCGAGCGCGAAAGTGCCGCGGTGAAGGCCGTGGCGGTGGAACACATCGCCGACCTCGAGCGCCGCATCGCCGACATGCAGGCCATGGTGAAGACGCTGAAGCACCTCGCCCATTGCTGCGGCGGTGACGGAAGGCCCGATTGCCCGATCCTGGAGGATCTCGCCGGCCATGTCGATCCGCCGAAAGCGGCCACGATATCTTCGAAAACCCATTCCTAA